AGTCACAGAAATCATTTCTTTCTAATGTTtgacgatgagtcgagtgaatttttTTCTCATCCACTGATTCAAGTGGGTGCTGCAGCAGTTTACTTCTTTGTCGCTATGGCCTCTATTTATGTGATGTTGATGTCCATGTTTCTTTCTTGGAAAGAACAAGACAGAGTAGGGTAGAGACATTTGTTGAGACTTACAGCTGTTGTGACAGGTGCAGTATGTGCTCTTAATTATTTCAGGAAAAGTTTAGGTCCTTATTCATTGTTATTCCAATGCTGGTGGTGTATGGTCATCTCTAAATTTATTTTCTGGTTTGCTTAGTTTGGAGTCATTCATGTTGGATCTTTGTTTGGGTAcatgagcattctttgatatcctTTATATGCAGTTCATTCATGCTGATACTAAGTACTAACACATGTACACTTGAGAGTTGCTTCCAGTTTCTTGTGGGTTACTGTGCTAATTAATTTACCTGAAAACATGTGGTCATGTTAACATGTGTAGACAGAGAGGTCAGGGAAACTAAGCAAGTGGAATCATCTGCTTCGAGGTCATGCAGATTAGTGCATAATTTTCCTAACTGTTTTAACGCTTAGATGACTGCAGTAATGTTGGCTCTCTTATCTTTCATTTTACGAGTCACAAAGTTTTAAGCGTGATTTATGAAAAATGTTGTGTGACAAATCATGTGGTGTATCATTGATTTATCGATAACATTGTTGTGATGTCTTTTAGTATGAATTAGACAGGCCAACTATTAGTTGTCGATAAAAGTAGATGTTCTTGATTATGAAATTTCCTGCTTTGTCCATATCAATTTCATTCAGAATTCTAAGTTGCCATAAGTCCTGTTTGACTCCTAATCCTTCATACTTATCTTGGAAGAATACTATTTAGACTTGAAGAAAAGGTCTTTGATGGCTTTTTATTCCTTCCCCCAAACCCCTCAATTCATCCACTTATATCTCTGTTTTTATCAATTCTCACAAACTTTTTATCTGTAGCATTTGTGCTTCAGTAGGGGAATTCCAAGTGAAGAAAACTGAACATTTTTATTATGGTTTGTGATATGGACGTCATTTTGAAGCTCACGAGGAGCATTTTCTTGATACCTGTATTTTTATTAGATCAAAGTATCTGTTTATCTGAGGACAAAAATGagggtgatgatttgaaaatctcCATGATTGTGAAACTAAGataattatttttgtttttttttctgaatgaaaAATCCTTTTTGCTTTACATCTGAATCATATAATGAGTGTGTAACTCATGTCATTTCTTTAATGTACAATCATATTATTCTTATTTACCTGAACAATTCAGCATCATCATGACTTTTTATCTTTATCCATCCAAGTGCTTTGCCCCATCATCCAGCCATGAATGGGTCAAGGTAACCATAACCCTAACAAAGTTGCACCTTCCTCTACAAAAACTCCTGTGTCCAACCTCACAGCTTCCATGACCTTTTTCTTGCAGAGATGGTTCCACTTTTCCACTTTGAAGCACAACTTGTTTGTTGTTTGTGGTCAAATTATGATGAAACATTACTTATCCATCTGAGTTTTACTTGTTCTTAGATCTTAGGAGGCTTAGCATGATTTTTATGGTTGAAAAAATCATTTGAGCAATTCGGTTTGGATGCTTTGTTGTTTGCAATTGCCTTCAAAGCATAGTTATCATTATTTAGGGAGGATATTGACCTTTTCAAGTTTTGACTTAttgcaataatttatatttatatatcacatgtaataataataataataaattattagttATATAATGCTTAGATTGTATAGTAAAAATGTAATTATTAAACACCCTTTTGTTAAAGAATGACTTCAAGATATTTGATGAAAGGATAAATGGAAATTCAAACTCTAATAAGTTGGATAATAGAATAACAAATTAGCATGAGATGATAGTAAATGCTTggagaagagagaaaaataatGAATGATAATGAAAAAGAATTGGTATGAAAAGGTACTGatcaaagaaagagaagaaactcTGTAATGAAAGAGACAAGTGAAGGGTAAACGAGAGGACAATATCAAAAGAATGAGAAAGTAACAACACATGAAGAGGATGAGATAGAGTTCCCTTTttctataaaaatgaaatacctctaaaattatataaaaagagtaattattatctaatagtatTTTGGTCaataagtaaaaataataaatttattgttTAGTCGGtccgattcctaatttttttttgttagatCGACTGATCCGATTCGAGTTCAATCACTAATTTGATCGACCCAAATCTCGATTTAGTACACcctaaaattatataataataataataattatatcgaTTTGATCAGTAAAACTAACTATGTTAATTTATTCGATCGgattcatgatttaaaatatctaaaaattatataaaataattatatccaaaattattttgatcaataagttaaaaaaaataatatatttaatttatatcgGAACCGATTCCTGATTCTCCGGTTCGATCGACCGGTCCGGTCTAGGTTTAATTAACTAATTTGATCGAGCTGATCTGGGTTTAATAACTAAGAGCAGAGAAGTGTCATCGAAGCCTTCTTCGGAAGGAAACCTTCCCATGGATGGAGGGATAGCGAGCTGAGGAATGCCTCGAGTCGTGAGCTAAGTCAGGACTCGAATTAATACCAGACAGTTGGGGTGAATCACAGCAGGAGGGGTATTTCCGTCTTTTCGGTTGCAGGGGGGATAAACGAAGCTAAAATACTACGACATCACGATCGGCTCATTTCCTTCTTCGCCCTAACTCCGCCTGTGCGGGCGCCCGACGCCATCTGCTGACTTCCCCTTGGGCGAGATTGCGGCATTTTAAGGCGGCGCTTCTCGACTTCGTCGGGCAACAAACAGGTAAAGCGTTTCTCTAGGATCTTCGTTTGCGAGATTTGTTTTAATTTCTTGTCCACGAGGATTCAGGTTTCTTTCTCGTCGACCTTCTTTGCTTTAATTTCTTTCGTCCTTTGATCTCCTGGGCTCTCGATTCCTTCATTTATAGCGCCAAGTTCTCTTTTTTAGGCGGTTGAAATTGGTATTGGGGATTCAGACTGTTGATTAGGGTTTAGCTCAAGAGTAAAGATTTCTTCTCGGGCGTGGGATGATTGGATCAAGAGGAGTGGTAGGGGAGAAATGGTCGCAGAGGATCCTGTGGTTCTGCGCCATCGGCAGCGCCATCAGTACgtgctcttctttttcttcttcttcttctcgctgATTTCCGAACTAGAATGCAGCTAAAAATttcatcttttttcttcttctgtgGTCATGATCTTGGCGGTGGTGTGTGTGTAGGCTTGTACATGGTGGCCGTCGAGAGGCAGGCGCAGAACCGGCAGCGGATGATTTCCGAGGGCTTGAGAGATTTGGACGGTGCTTCTGACAAATCTGGAGGCGAGGATGTGTGAATCGGTTAGATAAATGCCAGAAACTTTGGGCAAACTTTGAATCTTGCATACTGAAACTATGGTTATGGGCCCAAAGAAATCAAGTGTGAGAACAAACAAGAATAAGTAGAGCATGAGTTAATTTTTCCTTGGTTTTGCCACAATGGTTTCTTCTTCAACTGCTTGTCATGCTTGGGAATGAATGGTATTCTATGCAGAAAATGTAATAATGCCTTTCGATCATAACCATGAGCTAGCTTTAAATAAACATGACAACTTGGATGATTTGATCTCTTTCCAATTTCTGTGGATCTTCCGAGGTTTCATATCCTGGCTTCCTAAAAGAAACATCAACCAGATTCCCCAATTGTGAAGGataatctctctccctctctctctctctctctcaatacaACCATCATATGGTCTTAGGTTTGTGTCCTGCTGAGCACACCAAGTATAGCCAAATCATGCTAAGATCAGGTAATAAATTTCTAGGCAGATGCACAATGCACTACTGTAACACTATGATCAATATTGAATCACCTCACCCACTTCTGTCACGCCAAGATATCAGAAATGTCACCAAGACATTGTCGTACGACCAATAATATTATGATCACTGATCACATTGTTACAGGAACTTTTGTTGCATCGCTTGTGAAGTAAAACCTATTGAGAAGACTCAAATGTGGTATCTCAAGTCTGCAAGAACTCCAGAAATCACAGgcagacccccccccccccccccccttcccttACTGTCTCTTGGCTGTGTATAGAAGCGCTCTGGGCATCTAAAATgatgcaacaacattttctttctctACTTATAATTCTGTTGTCAACCCGGTATAGATGGACCCAACTGATTGATTTCAACTGTTCTCGATCTTGGCAAATATACGAGACCCTAAAGGAAAACGCAAGATAAATGACAACATATATATATTGCGAACAAGCATGATAATTGATGCGTGCAAATGCACAAGTTTATTCTCATGGAACTAGTCAATGATACTGATGATGTCCATACTTTGTGAAGATTCAAACTAACACAAGATAGAAACAAGAGGGAGAACCTGTCCGGGATGTGCAAATATACAATCACTGGAGCTACATACTCATCTCTTCCGGCAGGCTAATTTCTAAGAAATACAAGCTGAAAAAAGAGTAGGCCATGTCAACCAACTTAGACTGAGAGGAGACTAGTTAGATACAATTAtgaattattgaaaaataaaaatgaacatcAACAGTCTCCTATGAGGATCAGTTTCATGTTCAACTAAATCAACTATAAAGTTTAACCTAAATATTTGTATGAGTATGATGGTAACACCTTTGCAAATTCTATCATACTCCTTAGAATAGTAAATAAAACAACTTAAAATCATTTAACAAAGGTAATTTTGTCATTTATGATTCTACTATTATCTTGATTTTAGGTTTTTAAAAAAAAAGGCACCAAGAAATCTTTCATTTGCAAAATGAAGCTTAAATTTTAATGGATGTCTAACCTTGCAGACATCAAAGCCATGCCAACAAACACAGCTTGGACTGCTTGTTTATGGCCTGCATATTCAAATGCTAGAGGCAGCATTTCGTGCAGTGTCAGAAAAGCCATAACTCCACCAACTAGACAAAGCAATGGTATAAGAATCAGATAACCGGTAAGTTAGTATCTTATAATGGAAAAGGATGGGAATAATAGATTTACCTGATCCAAGTAAGCCTTCAAGAATCTCAGGACTTAGACTGCTTGGGAACAGGTAAGCTGCAATTCAACAAAAAAGGCAAGTTAGAACTGTAAACTGCAATTAGCAACAAAAAAGTTTTAaccaaatcataaataaaatcTTAGCAAACAAAGAATTTGTACATACCATCTAAC
Above is a genomic segment from Musa acuminata AAA Group cultivar baxijiao chromosome BXJ3-4, Cavendish_Baxijiao_AAA, whole genome shotgun sequence containing:
- the LOC103981336 gene encoding uncharacterized protein LOC103981336 codes for the protein MIGSRGVVGEKWSQRILWFCAIGSAISLYMVAVERQAQNRQRMISEGLRDLDGASDKSGGEDV